In Agromyces sp. SYSU T00194, a genomic segment contains:
- a CDS encoding FAD-dependent oxidoreductase, which yields MKIVVVGGVAGGASVAARARRLDETAEIIVLERGGYVSFANCGLPYHIGGVITDRSRLLLQTPESLNESLAIDVRVSTEVVAIDPTAQTVTAREVDTGREYTERYDALALCQGADPMHLPLPGVDLPGIHVLRNIADMDGIKAQLDAALDAAATTGKPVRTVVIGAGYIGLEMAENLRHRGAEVTVVELSDQIMPPLDKEVSIPVEQHIRGRGVELVLETAAAAFQRAADGSLRVELNNGRVLPADLVILSAGVRPNVGLAEEAGIELGPRGGIVVDTHMRTSDPHIWAAGDAVETPHTVLPGAGLTPLAGPANREARVAAENICGRDTEYRSTQGTSIVKVFDMTAGGTGATERQLEREGVPYRTVHLHPSGHAGYYPGTAMMHMKVLFAPDGGKLLGAQIAGFDGVDKRLDVFATAIRLGATVHDLETLELAYAPPFGSAKDPVNMAGFVATNVLRGDLRLWYAKDFPAAVEGARIIDVRTPEEYDIWHIPGAENVPLGDLREVADAWDHDVPIRLYCAVGFRSYLAYRLLVQRGFADVRTLSGGSHTFRFWHDLEPVGEAVKAPEIPYAEAVDLVTAVRGTGTVVDLDCTGLACPGPIMKLSKQMDEVQPGDEVVVHVSDPGFAADGPAWAATKGHELLSMTPEGPGYVASFRKGGAAVGPGASAVVARQGLDQVSFVVFSGDMDKVLAAFIIANGALAMGQKVSMFFTFWGLNALRRQDPPKRDRRALDRMFGMMMPSGPEKLPLSTMNMAGMGPAMIKKVMEDHSVQSLPELMQAAHADGARLIGCTMTMDLLGIAESDLIDGIELGGVATFLGEAQKSGTTLFI from the coding sequence ATGAAGATCGTCGTCGTCGGTGGAGTCGCAGGGGGAGCCTCGGTCGCCGCGCGCGCCAGGCGCCTCGATGAGACCGCCGAGATCATCGTGCTCGAACGCGGCGGCTACGTGTCGTTCGCGAACTGCGGCCTGCCTTACCACATCGGCGGGGTGATCACCGATCGCAGCCGCCTCCTGCTGCAGACGCCCGAGAGCCTCAACGAGTCGCTCGCCATCGACGTGCGCGTCTCGACCGAGGTCGTGGCGATCGACCCGACGGCGCAGACCGTCACGGCGCGGGAGGTCGACACCGGCCGCGAGTACACCGAGCGCTACGACGCGCTCGCGCTCTGCCAGGGCGCCGACCCGATGCACCTGCCGCTGCCGGGCGTCGACCTGCCGGGCATCCACGTGCTGCGCAACATCGCCGACATGGACGGCATCAAGGCGCAACTGGATGCCGCGCTCGACGCCGCCGCGACGACCGGGAAGCCCGTGCGCACCGTCGTGATCGGCGCCGGCTACATCGGCCTCGAGATGGCCGAGAACCTGCGCCATCGCGGCGCCGAGGTCACGGTCGTCGAGCTCAGCGACCAGATCATGCCGCCGCTCGACAAGGAGGTCTCGATCCCCGTCGAGCAGCACATCCGCGGACGCGGCGTCGAGCTCGTGCTCGAGACCGCCGCGGCCGCCTTCCAGCGTGCCGCCGACGGCAGCCTCAGGGTCGAGCTGAACAACGGACGCGTCCTGCCGGCAGACCTCGTCATCCTCTCCGCCGGCGTGCGGCCCAACGTCGGCCTCGCGGAGGAAGCCGGCATCGAGCTGGGGCCGCGCGGCGGCATCGTCGTCGATACCCACATGCGCACCTCCGACCCGCACATCTGGGCAGCCGGCGACGCCGTCGAGACGCCGCACACCGTGCTGCCGGGCGCGGGGCTCACGCCGCTCGCCGGGCCGGCCAACCGCGAGGCCCGCGTCGCCGCCGAGAACATCTGCGGGCGCGACACCGAGTACCGCTCGACCCAAGGCACGTCCATCGTCAAGGTGTTCGACATGACCGCCGGCGGCACGGGCGCCACGGAGCGCCAGCTCGAGCGCGAGGGCGTGCCGTACCGCACCGTGCACCTGCATCCGTCGGGCCATGCGGGCTACTACCCGGGCACCGCGATGATGCACATGAAGGTGCTGTTCGCGCCCGACGGTGGGAAGCTGCTCGGCGCGCAGATCGCGGGATTCGACGGCGTCGACAAGCGCCTCGACGTGTTCGCCACCGCCATCCGCCTCGGCGCGACCGTGCACGACCTCGAGACCCTCGAGCTCGCCTACGCGCCGCCGTTCGGCTCGGCGAAGGACCCGGTGAACATGGCGGGCTTCGTCGCCACCAACGTGCTGCGCGGCGACCTGAGGCTCTGGTACGCGAAGGACTTCCCGGCGGCCGTCGAGGGCGCGCGCATCATCGACGTGCGCACGCCCGAGGAGTACGACATCTGGCACATCCCCGGCGCCGAGAACGTGCCGCTGGGCGACCTGCGCGAGGTCGCCGACGCGTGGGACCACGACGTGCCGATCCGGCTCTACTGCGCAGTCGGCTTCCGCAGCTACCTCGCATACCGGCTGCTCGTGCAGCGCGGCTTCGCCGACGTGCGCACGCTGTCGGGCGGGTCGCACACGTTCCGCTTCTGGCACGACCTCGAGCCGGTCGGCGAGGCGGTCAAGGCGCCGGAGATCCCCTACGCCGAGGCGGTCGACCTCGTCACCGCGGTGCGTGGCACCGGCACGGTCGTCGACCTCGACTGCACCGGACTCGCGTGCCCCGGCCCGATCATGAAGCTCTCGAAGCAGATGGACGAGGTGCAGCCCGGCGACGAGGTCGTGGTGCACGTCTCCGACCCCGGGTTCGCCGCCGACGGACCCGCCTGGGCGGCCACCAAGGGGCACGAACTGCTCTCGATGACCCCCGAGGGGCCGGGCTACGTGGCGTCGTTCCGCAAGGGCGGTGCGGCGGTCGGCCCCGGGGCATCCGCCGTCGTCGCGAGGCAGGGCCTCGACCAGGTCTCGTTCGTGGTCTTCTCGGGCGACATGGACAAGGTGCTCGCGGCGTTCATCATCGCCAACGGCGCGCTCGCGATGGGCCAGAAGGTGTCGATGTTCTTCACCTTCTGGGGCCTCAACGCGCTGCGCCGGCAGGACCCGCCGAAGCGCGACCGGCGGGCGCTCGACCGCATGTTCGGCATGATGATGCCGTCGGGCCCCGAGAAGCTGCCGCTGTCGACCATGAACATGGCGGGCATGGGGCCGGCCATGATCAAGAAGGTCATGGAGGACCACTCCGTGCAGTCGCTGCCCGAGCTCATGCAGGCGGCGCACGCCGACGGTGCGCGGCTCATCGGCTGCACCATGACGATGGACCTGCTCGGCATCGCCGAGTCCGACCTCATCGACGGCATCGAGCTGGGCGGCGTCGCGACCTTCCTGGGCGAGGCGCAGAAGTCGGGCACGACCCTGTTCATCTGA
- a CDS encoding HEPN domain-containing protein yields MADATPVIRRMLATGRLERIAVNPGHADELIATARRHLETARLLARTDDVAMAFTAAYDGTRKALTAVLASEGLRVRPMGGAHRNTGLAAAEFLAEAADALAEFEWMRQVRNGTEYPSPDQPTAVRADVPEAIAAGEAIVAACAAWLAGRS; encoded by the coding sequence ATGGCTGATGCGACCCCGGTCATCCGGCGGATGCTCGCCACCGGGCGTCTCGAGCGCATCGCCGTGAACCCCGGGCACGCCGACGAGCTGATCGCGACCGCGCGGCGGCATCTCGAGACCGCCCGCCTGCTCGCCCGCACCGACGACGTGGCGATGGCGTTCACGGCCGCCTACGACGGCACGCGCAAGGCGCTCACCGCCGTGCTCGCGAGCGAGGGCCTGCGCGTGCGCCCCATGGGCGGCGCGCACCGCAACACCGGGCTCGCGGCGGCGGAGTTCCTCGCCGAGGCGGCCGACGCGCTCGCCGAGTTCGAGTGGATGCGGCAGGTGCGCAACGGCACCGAGTACCCGAGCCCCGACCAGCCCACCGCGGTGCGCGCCGACGTGCCCGAGGCGATCGCCGCGGGCGAGGCGATCGTCGCGGCGTGCGCCGCCTGGTTGGCGGGGCGCTCCTGA
- a CDS encoding 1-acyl-sn-glycerol-3-phosphate acyltransferase, translating into MLRRLVSRVYWACSRWTLAGEPAPDRPSVLIGAPHTSNWDFVLMLGIAWRHGMDIRWLGKKSLFAGWRGPIMRGLGGIPVDRSNPSEVVGEVLARIEAGEVFGLVVTPDGTRGSNTYWKSGFYRIAREAGIPVTLGYVDRTTMTTGLGPTFELTGDVPTDMDRIRAFYADKAGVRPELRTEPRLRSEDAPVA; encoded by the coding sequence ATGCTTCGACGACTGGTGTCCCGCGTGTACTGGGCCTGCAGCAGGTGGACCCTCGCGGGCGAGCCGGCGCCGGACCGCCCCTCGGTGCTGATCGGCGCCCCGCACACCTCGAACTGGGACTTCGTGCTCATGCTCGGCATCGCGTGGCGACACGGCATGGACATCCGCTGGCTGGGCAAGAAGAGCCTGTTCGCCGGATGGCGCGGGCCGATCATGCGCGGTCTCGGCGGCATCCCGGTCGACCGCTCGAACCCGTCCGAGGTCGTGGGCGAGGTGCTCGCGCGCATCGAGGCCGGGGAGGTCTTCGGGCTGGTCGTCACCCCCGACGGCACGCGCGGCTCGAACACCTACTGGAAGTCGGGCTTCTACCGCATCGCCCGCGAGGCGGGCATTCCGGTCACCCTCGGCTACGTCGACCGCACCACGATGACGACGGGCCTCGGCCCGACCTTCGAGCTCACCGGCGACGTGCCGACCGACATGGACCGCATTCGCGCGTTCTACGCCGACAAGGCCGGCGTGCGGCCGGAACTGCGCACCGAGCCGCGCCTGCGCAGCGAGGACGCGCCGGTCGCCTGA
- a CDS encoding class I SAM-dependent methyltransferase — MGTDRYGWRARVYDRVLEPMNAPLRRVARRQVDPPPGAIVLDLGCGTGASLAEYAAEGFRVVGVDTSGAMLDRARDRLGAGADLRLGDGSREVFENVRADLVLLSFVLHALDRAAGRSLLDDVARVLAPGGRLLVTEFGTGTLRFPRGTAMRAVTVLAELAAGPTHAGNARRFVHAGGTRGLAGPGWAVVAHKPTAGGNVDVTVLARA; from the coding sequence ATGGGAACCGACCGATACGGCTGGCGGGCGCGCGTGTACGACCGCGTGCTCGAGCCGATGAATGCACCGCTGCGGCGGGTCGCGCGACGGCAGGTCGATCCGCCGCCGGGCGCGATCGTGCTCGACCTCGGCTGCGGCACGGGTGCGTCGCTCGCCGAGTACGCGGCTGAGGGCTTCCGCGTGGTGGGCGTCGACACGTCCGGGGCGATGCTCGATCGCGCCCGCGACCGGCTCGGGGCGGGCGCCGACCTGCGGCTCGGCGACGGCTCCCGCGAGGTCTTCGAGAACGTGCGCGCCGACCTCGTGCTGCTCTCGTTCGTGCTGCACGCCCTCGACCGGGCGGCGGGCCGGTCGCTGCTCGACGATGTCGCACGCGTGCTCGCGCCGGGCGGCCGGCTGCTCGTGACGGAGTTCGGCACCGGGACGCTCAGGTTCCCGCGGGGCACGGCGATGCGCGCCGTGACCGTGCTGGCGGAACTCGCCGCAGGGCCGACGCACGCGGGCAACGCGCGTCGGTTCGTGCACGCGGGCGGCACGCGCGGGCTCGCCGGGCCCGGCTGGGCGGTCGTCGCACACAAGCCCACGGCCGGCGGCAACGTCGACGTGACGGTGCTCGCCCGGGCCTGA
- the helR gene encoding RNA polymerase recycling motor ATPase HelR gives MTHTSIRIFDLASDHARKAAPERIADDERHFARITARLADQVDDLSARLDAERRAPGGRGQQALDRDLRIHHLSARLRTLRRFGADACLGRIVPADGGEPVYVGRFGLTDGDGRRLLLDWRTPAAEPYFAATSASPLGLASRRRYRWAGRRIRDYWDELLTPGAAMDALALDEESAFIASLGAERSGRMRDVLGTIQADQDAIIRADSRGALVVDGGPGTGKTVVALHRAAYLLHADPRLGSGRGGVLFVGPNPSYLAYVADVLPSLGEEGVQTCTLRELVAEGADAVAERDAEAARLKASARMIDAIEPAVRFYEEPPTHALDVETPWGDLWLGPDDWAEAFASPEPGTPHNEARDQAWETLVEILADRLDDEEVPLDQVRRALARNESLARTFTRAWPLVEASVLVADLWSVPAYLRRCAPWLGPDEVAALQRADASAWTRADLPLLDAARRRLGDPGASRRRREREATLAAEREAMSRTIERLIEAGDDLLGWMDGDDLRNSLVDDAVLPADDPDRLAGPFAHVIVDEAQELTDAEWRMLIARCPSRSITVVGDRAQARHGFAESWEERLRRVGLSDVEVASLRINYRTPAEIMDAAAPVIRAAIPDANVPTSVRSTGVPVRRAGRHELGAVLEEWLGAHDEGVACVIGDPSFGTAQEAGRVRSLSPVEAKGLEFDLVALVEPDAFGEGIEGAVDRYVAMTRATQELVMLAG, from the coding sequence GTGACCCACACTTCGATCCGCATCTTCGACCTCGCATCCGACCACGCACGCAAGGCGGCGCCCGAGCGCATCGCCGACGATGAACGCCACTTCGCCCGCATCACCGCCCGTCTCGCCGACCAGGTCGACGACCTGTCCGCGCGCCTCGACGCCGAGCGCCGTGCGCCCGGCGGGCGGGGCCAGCAGGCGCTCGATCGCGACCTGCGCATCCACCACCTCTCCGCGCGCCTGCGCACGCTGCGCCGGTTCGGGGCCGACGCCTGCCTCGGCCGCATCGTGCCCGCCGACGGCGGGGAGCCGGTCTACGTCGGCCGGTTCGGCCTCACCGACGGCGACGGCCGCAGGCTCCTGCTCGACTGGCGCACGCCGGCCGCCGAGCCGTACTTCGCCGCGACGAGCGCGAGCCCCCTGGGCCTCGCGAGCCGCAGGCGGTACCGGTGGGCGGGCCGGCGCATCCGCGACTACTGGGACGAGCTGCTCACCCCGGGTGCGGCGATGGACGCACTCGCACTCGACGAGGAGTCGGCGTTCATCGCGAGCCTCGGCGCCGAGCGGTCGGGTCGCATGCGCGACGTGCTCGGCACGATCCAGGCCGACCAAGACGCGATCATCCGCGCGGACTCGCGCGGTGCGCTGGTCGTGGACGGCGGGCCGGGCACGGGCAAGACGGTCGTGGCGCTGCATCGCGCGGCGTACCTGCTGCACGCCGACCCGCGGCTCGGCTCGGGTCGAGGCGGGGTGCTCTTCGTCGGGCCGAACCCCTCGTACCTGGCGTACGTCGCCGACGTGCTGCCCAGCCTCGGCGAGGAGGGCGTGCAGACCTGCACCCTGCGCGAGCTCGTCGCCGAGGGCGCCGACGCGGTCGCCGAGCGCGATGCGGAGGCGGCCCGGCTCAAGGCATCCGCCCGCATGATCGACGCGATCGAACCCGCCGTGCGGTTCTACGAGGAGCCGCCGACGCACGCGCTCGACGTCGAGACCCCGTGGGGCGACCTGTGGCTCGGGCCCGACGACTGGGCCGAGGCGTTCGCATCGCCCGAGCCCGGCACCCCGCACAACGAGGCGCGCGACCAGGCCTGGGAGACCCTCGTGGAGATCCTCGCCGACCGGCTCGACGACGAGGAGGTGCCGCTCGACCAGGTGCGCCGCGCGCTCGCGCGCAACGAGTCGCTCGCGCGCACGTTCACGCGCGCCTGGCCGCTCGTCGAGGCGTCCGTGCTCGTCGCCGACCTCTGGTCGGTGCCCGCCTACCTGCGCCGCTGCGCGCCGTGGCTCGGGCCCGACGAGGTGGCGGCACTGCAGCGGGCGGATGCCTCGGCCTGGACGAGGGCCGACCTGCCGCTTCTCGACGCGGCCCGCCGACGCCTCGGCGACCCGGGGGCCTCCCGGCGTCGTCGGGAGCGGGAGGCGACGCTCGCCGCCGAGCGCGAGGCGATGTCGCGCACGATCGAGCGACTCATCGAGGCCGGCGACGACCTGCTCGGCTGGATGGACGGCGACGACCTGCGCAACAGCCTCGTCGATGACGCGGTGCTGCCGGCCGACGACCCCGACCGGCTCGCGGGACCGTTCGCCCACGTGATCGTCGACGAGGCCCAGGAGCTGACGGATGCCGAGTGGCGCATGCTCATCGCGCGGTGCCCGTCGCGGAGCATCACCGTGGTCGGCGACCGCGCGCAGGCCAGGCACGGCTTCGCCGAGTCGTGGGAGGAGCGCCTGCGGCGGGTCGGACTCAGCGACGTCGAGGTCGCATCGCTGCGCATCAACTACCGCACGCCGGCCGAGATCATGGACGCGGCGGCGCCCGTGATCCGCGCGGCGATCCCCGACGCGAACGTGCCGACGTCGGTGCGGTCGACCGGGGTGCCGGTGCGGCGGGCAGGGCGCCATGAGCTGGGCGCGGTGCTCGAGGAGTGGCTCGGGGCGCACGATGAGGGCGTCGCGTGCGTGATCGGGGACCCCTCGTTCGGCACCGCCCAGGAAGCCGGCCGCGTGCGCTCCCTCTCCCCCGTCGAGGCGAAGGGCCTGGAGTTCGACCTCGTCGCACTGGTCGAACCCGACGCGTTCGGCGAGGGCATCGAGGGGGCGGTCGATCGGTACGTGGCGATGACGCGCGCGACGCAGGAGCTGGTGATGCTCGCCGGCTGA
- a CDS encoding esterase/lipase family protein, with product MTNEAQGAPPRPLILIRGFGGVGVDDERANPYQGFNDGTVYPGRRGENYIYEGFVLRAMKSDEHPYRDATNVAGFYGADQGAPPDLGDLGEDDVTGTIVLDPAVERKVLSHGTAGTIWIFRYYDLDPRSLRVYGKGLERLVTLIRRSAARHGETFRGVDIVAHSMGGLVTREGVIAMHQTATAPDAADDVLPPRELVHRIVTLGTPHRGIAFQRTPEWLLKVLPKVESASNELASFDPESTRFLEWDDVYDVRNVLTVVGTNYRSYNIGIASALNRLSSLLNDGSMVYNRSDGLVKQASAQLPGAPRTFVHKCHGGNDSLVTSREAYEIAMRFFHGTHRVSLFLDEGRITRGRDLIGRSEFYFGVSIKPRYVDFDLFHQSIEAENCYGPFNEMDLSDDLGDLQRRLRLPLAEFGGATDWAGPDRLIWEGWIDRDATPDPRFGIVFRVDFYVGERDSYGVGFSDNVVYRKQYYVQTFPRDAAGNGTAIFLHTGEQVLVGEHALDRAGVQAVADDPARTDVVQAAPVDGSPGDWTFPITGTGFEGTFRVRIQEDRG from the coding sequence ATGACGAACGAAGCGCAGGGGGCGCCCCCGCGACCGCTGATCCTGATCCGGGGATTCGGCGGCGTGGGCGTCGACGACGAGCGGGCGAATCCCTACCAGGGGTTCAACGACGGCACGGTGTACCCCGGCCGTCGCGGCGAGAACTACATCTACGAGGGCTTCGTGCTGCGTGCCATGAAGTCCGACGAGCATCCGTACCGCGATGCCACCAACGTCGCGGGGTTCTACGGCGCCGACCAGGGCGCACCGCCCGACCTCGGCGACCTCGGCGAGGACGACGTGACCGGCACGATCGTGCTCGACCCCGCCGTCGAGCGGAAGGTGCTCTCGCACGGCACGGCCGGCACGATCTGGATCTTCCGCTACTACGACCTCGACCCGCGCTCGCTCCGCGTCTACGGGAAGGGGCTCGAGCGGCTCGTCACGCTGATCCGGCGCTCCGCGGCGCGCCACGGCGAGACCTTCCGCGGGGTCGACATCGTCGCGCACAGCATGGGCGGCCTGGTGACCCGCGAGGGAGTCATCGCGATGCACCAGACCGCGACGGCGCCGGATGCGGCGGACGACGTGCTTCCCCCGCGCGAACTGGTGCACCGCATCGTCACGCTCGGCACGCCGCACCGCGGCATCGCCTTCCAGCGCACGCCGGAGTGGCTGCTGAAGGTGCTGCCCAAGGTGGAGAGCGCGAGCAATGAGCTGGCGTCGTTCGACCCCGAGTCGACCCGCTTCCTCGAGTGGGACGACGTCTACGACGTGCGGAACGTGCTGACCGTGGTCGGCACGAACTACCGCTCGTACAACATCGGCATCGCCAGCGCGCTCAACCGGCTGTCGAGCCTCCTGAACGACGGCTCGATGGTCTACAACCGCAGCGACGGGCTCGTGAAGCAGGCATCGGCCCAGCTGCCCGGCGCGCCGCGCACCTTCGTGCACAAGTGCCACGGCGGCAACGACTCGCTCGTGACCTCGCGCGAGGCGTATGAGATCGCGATGCGGTTCTTCCACGGCACGCATCGGGTGTCGCTGTTCCTCGACGAGGGGCGGATCACCCGGGGGCGCGACCTCATCGGACGCAGCGAGTTCTACTTCGGGGTGTCGATCAAGCCGCGCTACGTCGACTTCGACCTGTTCCACCAGAGCATCGAGGCGGAGAACTGCTACGGCCCGTTCAACGAGATGGACCTGTCGGACGACCTCGGCGACCTGCAGCGACGGCTGCGGCTCCCACTGGCGGAGTTCGGCGGCGCCACTGACTGGGCCGGTCCCGACCGGCTCATCTGGGAGGGGTGGATCGACCGCGACGCGACGCCCGACCCCCGGTTCGGGATCGTGTTCCGCGTCGACTTCTACGTCGGCGAGCGCGACAGCTACGGCGTCGGCTTCTCCGACAACGTGGTGTACCGCAAGCAGTACTACGTGCAGACCTTCCCGCGCGATGCCGCCGGCAACGGCACCGCGATCTTCCTGCACACGGGCGAGCAGGTGCTGGTCGGCGAGCACGCGCTCGACCGGGCGGGCGTCCAGGCCGTCGCGGACGATCCCGCACGAACCGATGTCGTGCAGGCCGCCCCGGTCGACGGCTCGCCGGGCGACTGGACCTTCCCGATCACCGGAACGGGCTTCGAGGGCACCTTCCGCGTGCGCATCCAGGAGGACCGCGGCTGA
- a CDS encoding nucleotidyltransferase domain-containing protein: protein MKTMPAQLTPFIRSDVTGALLAETLGRPDEECSLAELGRRVGAGGGVVHKEVGRLVDGGVLLDRTVGRNRMVRANPGHPLFPLMRELVQATYGPVPVLRRMLREIDGVERAYIYGSWAARRLGEPGEYPNDVDVLVVGAPSRRALADVAVRAGEEIGLDVHVTRVAAEEWDAAEPTPFLATVRARPLVEVLTDAADG, encoded by the coding sequence GTGAAGACAATGCCCGCGCAGCTGACGCCGTTCATCCGGTCGGATGTCACCGGAGCGCTGCTCGCCGAGACGCTGGGGCGGCCCGACGAGGAGTGCTCGCTCGCCGAGCTCGGGCGACGCGTCGGCGCGGGCGGCGGCGTCGTGCACAAGGAGGTCGGTCGCCTCGTCGACGGCGGGGTGCTGCTCGATCGCACGGTCGGGCGCAACCGCATGGTGCGCGCCAACCCTGGGCATCCGCTCTTCCCCCTCATGCGCGAACTGGTGCAGGCGACCTACGGGCCCGTCCCGGTGCTGCGGCGCATGCTCCGCGAGATCGACGGCGTGGAGCGCGCCTACATCTACGGGTCGTGGGCCGCACGCCGGCTCGGCGAGCCGGGGGAGTACCCGAACGACGTCGACGTGCTCGTCGTGGGCGCGCCGTCGCGGCGTGCGCTCGCCGACGTCGCCGTTCGGGCCGGCGAGGAGATCGGCCTCGACGTGCACGTCACGCGCGTGGCGGCCGAGGAGTGGGATGCGGCCGAGCCGACGCCGTTCCTCGCCACGGTGCGCGCCCGGCCGCTCGTCGAGGTGCTGACGGACGCGGCCGATGGCTGA